The Vreelandella piezotolerans genomic interval GATAAGCCGCCATGGCCTCGCCTGGAGCTCGCTGCAACAAGGCTTGCTGCGCGACGGCTCCCCAGTAATCGGGCGACTGCGCAAACTGTTCTGGGGCTTGATCGGCCATGGCCAATAGCGTTTGTGTCAGCGCAGGCTGGCGCTCACGCTGGGCGAGGTACAGCATTTGGATTAAGGCATCGCCATCTTTCGCTTGTGTCCAGCGCTTTTCCGATACGCGCATGGCGAGGTCTAACTGTTGCTGATCGGCGGCGGTCTGGATAAGGCGTGAGGTGCCGTCTGCATCAAGGGCACCTTGCTCAAACAGGGCGGTATAGGCTTCTAAGCTGGCCGCACTGTCACCTAACTGCCACGCCAAGGCGGCCCGCTGTTGCCAGTAGCCGGTGGCGGCGTCTTGGGGAGTGGATGGCGCGTTGGCAAGCACGTCGAATGCGCTATCCAGCTGCCAGTTTTGTGCCAATACGTTGCTTTGTGCTTGAACAAACGCAGGCTGAGCGCCGTATTGCGCAGTGATGGCGGTCCAGGCCTCGTCTGCTTCGTCCAAGCGTCCAGTTTGCTCTAGCCAGGTAGCGGCGCGGATGGCCAGCGCCTGGTCGCGAATGCCGGCGGCTTGCCAGGATTGAATGCGGGCGATAGCGGTATCTGGATCGCCCAGCTGTTCCAGCAGGTCTGCCCAGAGACGGCGATCCTTTAGCGTGATGGTGCCATTGCTCTCCAGGCGGGTGAGCGCCTGCAGGGCGGCGTTGCGATCACGCACGCTGAGAGCCAGCGCCACGACCCATCGATCATGCCGCTCTTCACCTGTCAGTCTCGCTAATGTTTGTGCACTCTGCATGGCCCCCGCCGCATCGCCCGCCCACTGCTGCGTTTGCGCAAACTGCTCTAAATAGCGCGGCTGCTCTGGGTGGCGTTGGCGGAGAAAAGTCAGCGCTTCAAGCGCAACGGCGAGCTCGTTAAGCCCCAGCGCGATGGTGACATGACGCTCCAGCGTTGCAGTGCCGGGCCGTACGTCGATGAGCCGCTGCGACCACGCTAGCGCCTGTTGAGGCTGGCCGTGGGCAAGGGCCAAACGAATGCCCAGGTCCAGCAGCTCAGGATCGTTGGGAAACACACTAAGGTATTCGCGGGCGTAACCAACGCCGTCGTCGTCCTGGCTTTGCTGTGCTGAGCGCAGCGCTTCAAGCGCAGCGGCCCGTCTCGGTGACTCGGGCGATGCTTCGCCAGCTTGAGCGTAGGCAGGGCTCACCAGCCAGCCTAGCCAGCCGAGTGTCATCACGGATGTTTCCGCCACTTGGTAAGCGCGGTGCCAAGCCGCAGCGGAACGATCAGGGTGTCCCGCACGCAGCCACCAGTGGCCTGCCAGTGAAAGCCAGTGGTATTGACGTTCCCGGTCCTGTTCTCCTAGCCGCTCATACAGGGCCGCTGCATGGGCTGGATGCTCCGTGGCCAACCAGTACGTAGCCATGGTTTCCAAATAATCCGAGGACAGAGCCGCATGACGTTGAAAGGCCAGCAGCAAGTGCTGAAAGTGCTGAACGGCGTTCAACCGGTCTGGATGGTCGGGAGCAATAGCCGCCAACAACTGCCACTCGATGCTGAGTCGCAACCACTGCACTGCTGTATCAGGGCTCTCATGCAGCGGTTCTAGGGTTGCGTTTGCGAGCGCAAACTCGCCCACCTGAAACAGTTTGTTGGCGAGGCTGATACGCAGCTCGCTATTGCCAGGGTTAGCGTTGAGCAGCGCCTGGGCGTAAAGGATTGATATCCGGCTTGGCATACTGTCGTTATTTTCCAGCGTGAGCAGATGATGCGCCGGAAAAAGCAGTACCAGTATCAAGGCCACGACGGCAGCAATGAGCCGTAGCGTGAGCGGTCGAATGAGCCGCCGCGAGGGTAGCGCCACCCCCTTACGCGCGGTGGTAGCAGGCTTATCGGTCAGCACAGCGCACCTCGATACGCTCACCCCGAGCGCTGCCATAGTGTAAGACGGTACTGGTACCACGCTGTTCTAGGCGCGCATTCGGTGCTGAGACCTGGCAGCCCTGGGTGGCCGCAAGCTCCACCTGCAGAGGCACTTGCTCAGCTGCCAAGGAGAGGGTGATGTTGCCTGGAGAGAAGCGCTGCCATGTATCAATACGGCCGTTGGCATAGCGCAAGTGCGGTGTTTGCGGGGCATGAGGGGTGAGATATAGCTGGGCGTCGTTTGTACCTGAGAGTGCCACATAGCGACCTGACTCAATCTCGCGAACACCCGCCACATTCGTTGAGCGCTGCAGATCGGGCCAGCCAAGCGATGTCGGCAGGCGCAGGGTACGCATGTGTTGGGTACCCTGAATCACCCAGCCGCCGTCCAGGTGGCGTGCAACACCCGTGTGGTACCACTGGGAGGCCACATCGCTCCAGGTGCTGGTGTAGACCGGCAGTGTCTCTTGGGTGAGCACGTACTCGTACACTTGGTGCAGTGCCCGTAGCGCGCCGGGACTGGCGGCCGAATAAAAGTGGTAATAGATATCGATGGGCTTTAAGCGGCGAGGCTGATCGGTGATCTGGTAGGTTTCAATGGCGCGCCGATAGCCCCAGAGCGGGCCAAGCATATTGTTGGTGTAGACGTTTTCATTGATTTGCGGCGCGTAGACCTGCAGGTA includes:
- a CDS encoding tetratricopeptide repeat protein, whose amino-acid sequence is MLTDKPATTARKGVALPSRRLIRPLTLRLIAAVVALILVLLFPAHHLLTLENNDSMPSRISILYAQALLNANPGNSELRISLANKLFQVGEFALANATLEPLHESPDTAVQWLRLSIEWQLLAAIAPDHPDRLNAVQHFQHLLLAFQRHAALSSDYLETMATYWLATEHPAHAAALYERLGEQDRERQYHWLSLAGHWWLRAGHPDRSAAAWHRAYQVAETSVMTLGWLGWLVSPAYAQAGEASPESPRRAAALEALRSAQQSQDDDGVGYAREYLSVFPNDPELLDLGIRLALAHGQPQQALAWSQRLIDVRPGTATLERHVTIALGLNELAVALEALTFLRQRHPEQPRYLEQFAQTQQWAGDAAGAMQSAQTLARLTGEERHDRWVVALALSVRDRNAALQALTRLESNGTITLKDRRLWADLLEQLGDPDTAIARIQSWQAAGIRDQALAIRAATWLEQTGRLDEADEAWTAITAQYGAQPAFVQAQSNVLAQNWQLDSAFDVLANAPSTPQDAATGYWQQRAALAWQLGDSAASLEAYTALFEQGALDADGTSRLIQTAADQQQLDLAMRVSEKRWTQAKDGDALIQMLYLAQRERQPALTQTLLAMADQAPEQFAQSPDYWGAVAQQALLQRAPGEAMAAYQRALELSTDNPSLQAGMLYALAAAGESDVLRQRLVEWQPTAANTPAMMSAMAEGHRYLGNLDHALTWYAMASDARVLDDWQQLYYADALDQSGQHNVAFTRRIAALNQLSPGLMKDLDAPLSSEQRREQIQVMALVAQRQGPDSVHGWYRHIVADAFATTPAQARESEWLFDANIALQRPLHARYVLLRSQALGFPSPPWQVLAVAMEKNDRDTLKQLLESDLGRTLSATDRLAIMRQLDRRQDARALAETLTQAGEDHRQDLVELAQDMPHRLSSSASYQRLGELEIAEQEAVYQLSGERFWGQLTLVQRQLDAPSNDVDSSGITDERGGELTLGWNGPRLDTQLNVGQLQTDRVNRTYGSATQRWQATSRLAGTLYGEISQTSEINERLRLLAIEDRVGAQLEWTPTARDTLTLNASHIDLRSRETRASLGEGYRVDAAWRHALIKGATRQLEISLLANHADYRVNDALPDDIQRRLAADTQATDLLTDTSSFMGVGVTLRRGNPYATSPTLASPMLEVGLEAGYRLPDNDIGLNARLAVGSRLFGNDALSLQLEADQGSGSEGDTSLGVSLTYHYFLGH